From the Streptomyces pluripotens genome, one window contains:
- a CDS encoding lipase maturation factor family protein, translating to MNWFTAPDYWLSRLVFQRALAAVYLVAFLTAALQFRALLGERGMLPISRFVTLVPFKRAPSLFYLRHSDRFFATCAWAGCAVAAALLAGADSELPLWAGILLWLVPWMLYLSIVNVGQTWYAFGWESLLLETGFLAAFLGNDQVAPPVVVLFLLRWILFRVEFGAGLIKLRGDACWRKLTCLYYHHETQPMPGPLSWFFHHLPKPLHRVEAATNHVTQLVVPVLLFTPQPIASAAAALMIVTQLWLVLSGNFSWLNWITIVLALSALRLPGSAPSVTSAPLWYEVVVLAVAALLLFLSRHPAVNMVSRRQVMNRSFDPLHLVNTYGAFGSVSRERFEVVVEGTLDDVPREDSEWREYEFKGKPGDLRHWPRQFAPYHLRLDWLMWFAALSPAYAGEWFGALVERLLENDRDTLRLLRRSPFPPDTPPRHVRARLFRYRYTSWQELRRTGACWRRTYVREYLPPTRLAGVAQRP from the coding sequence GTGAACTGGTTCACCGCACCCGACTACTGGCTGAGCCGGCTGGTCTTCCAGCGGGCTCTGGCCGCCGTGTACCTCGTCGCCTTCCTGACGGCGGCCCTGCAGTTCCGGGCCCTGCTCGGCGAGCGCGGCATGTTGCCGATCTCCCGCTTCGTGACGCTGGTGCCCTTCAAACGAGCGCCGAGCCTGTTCTACCTGCGGCACTCGGACCGCTTCTTCGCGACCTGTGCCTGGGCGGGATGCGCGGTAGCAGCGGCCCTGCTCGCCGGAGCGGACTCAGAACTGCCGCTGTGGGCCGGAATCCTGCTCTGGTTGGTGCCGTGGATGCTGTACCTGTCGATCGTCAACGTGGGCCAGACCTGGTACGCGTTCGGCTGGGAGTCACTTCTGCTGGAGACGGGCTTTCTGGCTGCCTTCCTCGGCAACGACCAGGTGGCACCGCCCGTCGTCGTACTGTTCCTGCTGCGCTGGATCCTGTTCCGGGTGGAGTTCGGCGCCGGACTGATCAAACTGCGGGGCGATGCCTGCTGGCGGAAGCTGACCTGCCTGTACTACCACCACGAGACACAGCCCATGCCCGGCCCGCTGAGCTGGTTCTTCCACCATCTACCGAAGCCGCTGCACCGGGTGGAGGCAGCCACCAACCACGTCACGCAACTGGTCGTGCCCGTGTTGCTGTTCACCCCGCAGCCGATCGCCTCGGCTGCCGCCGCCCTGATGATCGTCACCCAGTTGTGGCTGGTGCTCTCCGGCAACTTCTCCTGGCTGAACTGGATCACCATCGTGCTGGCCCTGTCCGCGCTCCGCCTGCCCGGGTCCGCGCCCTCCGTTACCTCGGCACCGCTGTGGTACGAGGTCGTGGTGCTCGCGGTCGCCGCGCTGCTGCTCTTCCTGAGCCGTCATCCGGCCGTCAACATGGTCTCCCGCCGCCAGGTGATGAACCGCTCCTTCGATCCGCTGCACCTGGTGAACACCTACGGTGCCTTCGGTAGCGTGAGCCGGGAGCGCTTCGAAGTGGTGGTCGAGGGCACTCTCGACGACGTGCCCCGCGAGGATTCGGAGTGGCGGGAGTACGAGTTCAAAGGCAAGCCGGGTGACCTGCGGCATTGGCCACGTCAGTTCGCCCCCTACCATCTGCGCCTGGACTGGCTGATGTGGTTCGCCGCGCTGTCCCCGGCTTATGCCGGGGAGTGGTTCGGCGCCCTGGTGGAACGTCTGCTGGAGAACGACCGCGACACCTTGCGGCTCCTGCGCCGCTCCCCCTTCCCGCCGGACACCCCGCCCCGCCATGTCCGGGCCCGGCTCTTCCGGTACCGCTACACCTCCTGGCAGGAGTTGCGCCGGACCGGCGCATGCTGGCGGCGGACCTACGTCCGCGAGTATCTGCCGCCCACCCGACTGGCGGGGGTGGCGCAGAGGCCGTAG
- a CDS encoding GNAT family N-acetyltransferase: MIVRRAQQRDFPGFLSLAAEVEHWFGPMVDEPGFHSAVERHIRRSTALVAVSPEAEAVARAGLLGGMLFDRRTPVQHIDWLVVSAHARGRGVGRALVAEAVRRFVQAPGALEVVTFGADHPGAVASGGRVFYERLGFSPAEAREPGPEGGSRQVYRRTVS; this comes from the coding sequence ATGATCGTCAGACGTGCTCAGCAGCGGGACTTCCCGGGCTTCCTGAGCCTCGCAGCCGAAGTCGAACACTGGTTCGGTCCGATGGTCGACGAGCCCGGTTTCCACAGTGCCGTCGAACGGCACATCCGCCGGTCCACGGCGTTGGTCGCCGTCTCCCCCGAAGCGGAGGCGGTGGCACGGGCGGGTCTCCTCGGGGGGATGCTGTTCGACAGACGGACCCCGGTCCAGCACATCGACTGGCTCGTCGTGTCCGCGCACGCACGCGGGCGCGGCGTGGGGCGGGCGCTGGTGGCGGAGGCGGTGCGCCGGTTCGTCCAGGCGCCGGGCGCCCTGGAGGTGGTCACCTTCGGGGCCGACCACCCAGGTGCCGTCGCCAGCGGTGGGCGCGTCTTCTACGAGCGTCTCGGCTTCAGCCCGGCAGAGGCCCGCGAACCGGGTCCGGAAGGTGGCTCACGACAGGTCTACCGCCGCACCGTGAGCTGA